The following coding sequences are from one Arcobacter sp. CECT 8986 window:
- a CDS encoding major outer membrane protein, with the protein MKKFAKMSLVAAVAVAGLTTTSSAKALEDAIKNVDVSGTVVYRYDDRSYDNGAKYDADGTHDVSKNNYKIALTAKAKVNEDVTAVTRFIIGGDDAGFAGLNTTTQGDSQVDVTLSQVYFSYTGIANTTVNVGKQGLTTPWTVAVDSDGGEQTGTGILALTNVGPVTIAAAYFNQTNLGKSGDVLSDRDSTLAKRNDNVDTFGDKAIATIGVMGNIGPVALDAWYLNMSDVLDTYTVGALAKFDISDVKLSMGARYTSLDLDDEFAPDAEKNDNALGKVFVAAKMGIFDAKVAYGWTDSEGGIGALDNSAKTNLDGWTLTLNNHTDAEFLMTSVGAQVLPSLNLALHYNQLDQDIKGASDTTDSELYLQATYQMSKNFGGYIRFGRADREDDYTEHGDTKDNDGTIGRLQVQYSF; encoded by the coding sequence ATGAAAAAATTCGCAAAAATGAGTTTAGTAGCTGCTGTTGCAGTTGCTGGTCTTACAACTACTTCTTCAGCAAAAGCTTTAGAAGATGCTATTAAAAATGTAGACGTATCTGGTACAGTTGTATATAGATATGATGATAGATCATACGATAATGGTGCAAAATATGATGCTGATGGTACACACGATGTATCTAAAAATAACTATAAAATTGCATTAACTGCAAAAGCTAAAGTAAATGAAGATGTAACTGCTGTTACTAGATTTATCATTGGTGGAGATGATGCAGGTTTTGCTGGATTAAATACAACTACTCAAGGTGACTCACAAGTTGATGTTACTTTATCTCAAGTATATTTTTCATACACAGGTATTGCAAACACTACTGTTAATGTTGGTAAACAAGGTTTAACAACTCCATGGACTGTTGCAGTTGATTCAGATGGTGGTGAGCAAACTGGTACTGGTATCTTAGCATTAACAAATGTTGGTCCTGTTACAATTGCAGCTGCATACTTTAATCAAACAAACTTAGGTAAATCTGGTGATGTTTTATCTGATAGAGATTCTACTCTTGCTAAAAGAAATGACAATGTTGATACTTTTGGAGATAAAGCAATTGCTACTATTGGTGTAATGGGTAACATTGGACCAGTTGCTTTAGATGCATGGTACTTAAATATGTCAGATGTTCTTGATACATATACTGTTGGTGCTTTAGCTAAATTTGATATCTCTGATGTTAAATTATCAATGGGTGCTAGATATACATCTTTAGATTTAGATGATGAATTTGCTCCAGATGCAGAAAAAAATGATAATGCATTAGGTAAAGTTTTCGTTGCTGCTAAAATGGGAATTTTTGATGCAAAAGTTGCTTATGGTTGGACTGATTCAGAAGGTGGTATTGGTGCTTTAGATAATAGTGCTAAAACAAACTTAGATGGATGGACTTTAACATTAAATAATCACACTGATGCTGAGTTCCTTATGACTTCAGTTGGTGCTCAAGTTTTACCATCACTTAACTTAGCATTACACTATAACCAACTTGACCAAGATATAAAAGGTGCTTCAGATACAACTGATAGCGAATTATATCTTCAAGCAACATACCAAATGTCTAAAAACTTTGGTGGATATATCAGATTCGGTAGAGCAGATAGAGAAGATGACTATACTGAACATGGAGATACTAAAGATAACGATGGAACTATTGGAAGACTTCAAGTACAATACTCTTTCTAA